A window from Streptomyces subrutilus encodes these proteins:
- a CDS encoding MCE family protein, protein MKRRTPFTGRAAGTRIGGIVALGAVVVLTATLLPADLPRFDGIEDLPLPGGADLGSHPYTVTAELADVLSLVPQSAVKVNDVAVGRVTEIRLGTGEWTARVTMKINGDIRLPADAGARLQQSSLLGEKFIELTAPAKDTGGARLADGSTIPLARTSRNTEVEEVFGALSLLLNGGGVNQLKTITKELNAALGGREPEVRSMLERVNTLVTDLDAHRGDITQALDGVNRLSATLAERKEDVGTVLTGLSPGLKTLEEQRGSLLTMLRALDTLSGVAVSTINAGKDDMVADLKALAPTLKALADAGADLPDSLQALLTYPFTDEVMRGVKGDYLNTYLYIAAEPGTRIIPPLVPQATPSPTPTPPADPGDPPADPGTTARENRPGGSATKPASPLPLPPVRSATPGAPGTATGAQDGGKTR, encoded by the coding sequence GTGAAGCGCCGCACCCCCTTCACCGGCAGGGCCGCCGGGACCCGGATCGGCGGGATCGTCGCCCTGGGCGCGGTCGTGGTCCTCACCGCGACCCTGCTCCCCGCCGACCTGCCCCGCTTCGACGGCATCGAGGACCTGCCGCTGCCCGGCGGCGCCGACCTCGGCTCCCACCCGTACACCGTCACCGCCGAACTCGCCGACGTCCTCAGCCTCGTCCCGCAGTCCGCGGTCAAGGTCAACGACGTCGCCGTCGGCCGCGTCACCGAGATCCGCCTCGGGACCGGCGAGTGGACGGCGCGCGTCACCATGAAGATCAACGGTGACATCCGCCTGCCCGCCGACGCGGGCGCCCGCCTGCAGCAGTCCAGCCTCCTCGGCGAGAAGTTCATCGAGCTCACCGCCCCCGCCAAGGACACCGGCGGGGCGCGCCTCGCCGACGGCAGCACCATCCCCCTCGCCCGCACCAGCCGCAACACCGAGGTCGAGGAGGTCTTCGGCGCCCTGTCCCTGCTGCTCAACGGCGGCGGGGTCAACCAGCTGAAGACCATCACCAAGGAGCTCAACGCCGCGCTCGGCGGACGCGAGCCCGAGGTCCGCTCCATGCTGGAGCGGGTCAACACCCTCGTGACCGACCTCGACGCGCACCGGGGCGACATCACGCAGGCGCTCGACGGCGTCAACCGGCTATCCGCCACCCTGGCCGAGCGCAAGGAGGACGTGGGAACGGTCCTCACCGGCCTCTCGCCGGGCCTCAAGACCCTGGAGGAGCAACGGGGCTCGCTCCTGACCATGCTGCGCGCCCTCGACACCCTGTCGGGTGTCGCCGTCTCCACCATCAACGCCGGCAAGGACGACATGGTCGCCGACCTCAAGGCCCTCGCGCCGACCCTGAAGGCGCTCGCCGACGCCGGCGCCGACCTGCCCGACTCGCTCCAGGCGCTGCTGACGTACCCCTTCACCGACGAGGTGATGCGGGGCGTCAAGGGCGACTACCTCAACACCTACCTGTACATCGCCGCGGAGCCCGGCACCCGGATCATCCCGCCGCTCGTCCCGCAGGCCACGCCCAGCCCCACCCCCACCCCGCCGGCCGACCCGGGCGACCCGCCGGCCGATCCGGGCACCACCGCCCGCGAGAACCGGCCCGGCGGCAGCGCCACGAAGCCGGCGTCCCCGCTGCCACTGCCGCCCGTCCGGAGCGCCACCCCGGGCGCGCCGGGCACCGCCACCGGAGCGCAGGACGGAGGCAAGACCCGGTGA